A genomic region of Haliotis asinina isolate JCU_RB_2024 chromosome 1, JCU_Hal_asi_v2, whole genome shotgun sequence contains the following coding sequences:
- the LOC137285103 gene encoding IQ motif and ankyrin repeat domain-containing protein 1-like: MPPKKVPTSKTSSKPTASKGTTVKREAKKGGNPKGEAAADPPQMPPVTAISLKGLSTLTEEANKQDPKKWPLVIDLQGNVSTFFKYRDANVLQAELPGDLSVEKLRVALLGALRFGKPLVLDMGSRDMGEVEKLNDVEKDLLDSLLNKTLLEDERYLTLVQPGDEKEYHNSAYYATDRFSLVVVTTNPSPNTHIASRMTCFKVE; this comes from the exons ATGCCGCCTAAGAAGGTCCCCACCTCGAAAACGTCATCAAAGCCTACAGCCTCAAAAGGTACCACTGTTAAAAGAGAGGCGAAGAAAGGAGGTAACCCAAAAG GTGAGGCAGCAGCCGACCCTCCTCAGATGCCCCCAGTGACGGCAATTAGCCTTAAGGGACTCAGTACACTGACGGAGGAGGCGAACAAGCAGGATCCCAAGAA ATGGCCCCTCGTGATTGATCTCCAGGGAAACGTGTCCACATTCTTCAAATACCGCGATGCCAACGTCCTGCAGGCTGAGCTTCCTGGTGACCTGAGCGTGGAGAAACTGAGGGTGGCGCTTTTAGGTGCACTCAG GTTCGGCAAGCCACTGGTGCTGGATATGGGATCACGTGACATGGGGGAGGTGGAGAAGCTCAATGATGTCGAGAAGGACTTGTTGGATTCCCTTTTGAACAAGACTCTCCTGGAGGATGAAAG GTATCTGACCCTTGTCCAGCCTGGGGACGAGAAGGAGTATCACAACTCCGCCTACTACGCCACGGACAGGTTCAGCCTTGTTGTCGTCACCACCAACCCCAGCCCCAACACCCACATCGCCTCCAGGATGACCTGCTTCAAGGTCGAGTGA